The Helianthus annuus cultivar XRQ/B chromosome 16, HanXRQr2.0-SUNRISE, whole genome shotgun sequence genome includes a window with the following:
- the LOC110915145 gene encoding mediator of RNA polymerase II transcription subunit 25, with product MADKKQLILVVEGTAAMGPYWRTIVSDYLEKVIRSFCDNDSLKSSGAVAELALIMFNSHGSYSSCLVQRSGWTRNVDYFFEWLSALHFSGGGFCDAAIAEGLGEVLMMYPYSNVSQNQHNMGVQRHCILVAASNPYPLPTPVYRPPIQKIEPAADNSEAQSESRLSDAETVAKAFSQCSISLSVICPKQLPKLKAVYNAAKRNPASPDPTIDVVKNPHYLVLISETFMEARAALSRSGITTMPSQSPIKVDTSSIPPVSGPPPTSVTSNASLINRQPISAATIPPATVKVEPTTVSSMPPAPVPVTAPSFQHVPPVARAASQGVPTMQTSSPLSVSQEMLSNNETVQEVKPVVNGIQPPLRPTGPVNVSILNNLSQARLMNTALAGGTSMGLPSVIGGNPMAMHMNNMISSGMASTVPISQTVIPPGQSSLTSSIPASSTVSGTALSTVPVPVSVPSSFTSATSNMTGSVSQPLGNLGQPVSGMGQGNLAGPGPVPQMVQSGMGMNQNMMGQPGTGTGTVAGTGGAGNGTGTMMPTPGMSQQVPGMQTLGVNNNTAANVGLPQQTAGGGALQSAQSKYVKVWEGNLSGQRQGQPVFITRLEGYRSATASESLAANWPPTMQIVRLISQDHMNNKQYVGKADFLVFRAMNQHGFLGQLQEKKLCAVIQLPSQTLLLSVSDKACRLIGMLFPGDMVVFKPQISGQQQPQQLQPQQLQPQQHPQMQQQQQQQQQQQMQHMQQQQQIPPLQQQQQMQQPPQQQQPPPQQPLQQQQQQQMVGTGMNQGYVQGPGGRSQMVSQGQVSSQGPQSMSSGSFIN from the exons ATGGCGGACAAAAAGCAGCTCATCTTGGTGGTCGAAGGTACCGCCGCTATGGGCCCGTACTGGCGCACCATAGTCTCCGACTATCTCGAGAAAGTTATCAG GTCATTTTGCGATAATGATTCTTTG AAATCATCTGGGGCTGTTGCTGAGCTGGCCCTGATAATGTTCAATTCTCATGGATCGTACAGCT CTTGCTTGGTACAACGAAGTGGTTGGACAAGAAATGTCGATTATTTTTTCGAATGGCTTTCGGCTTTACACTTTTCCGGCGGTGGTTTTTGTGACGCCGCAATTGCTGAGGGACTCGGTGAAGTATTAATG ATGTATCCGTATTCAAACGTGTCGCAAAATCAACACAATATGGGTGTTCAAAGGCATTGTATACTTGTTGCTGCAAGTAATCCATATCCGTTACCGACACCTGTTTACCGACCACCAATTCAGAAAATAGAACCGGCTGCTGATAATAGTGAGGCACAGTCGGAGAGCCGTTTATCAGATGCTGAAACTGTCGCAAAAGCGTTTTCTCAg TGTTCTATTTCTCTATCGGTTATATGCCCGAAGCAGCTTCCGAAACTCAAAGCAGTTTATAATGCG GCAAAAAGGAACCCGGCATCACCGGATCCGACAATTGACGTTGTGAAAAATCCGCATTATCTTGTACTCATTTCTGAAACGTTCATGGAGGCCCGTGCGGCTTTAAGTCGATCCGGGATTACAACTATGCCGTCTCAAAGTCCTATAAAAGTCGACACAAGTTCAATTCCTCCTGTTTCGGGCCCACCTCCAACTTCCGTTACATCAAACGCATCGTTAATAAACCGCCAGCCCATTTCAGCAGCAACCATTCCTCCCGCTACTGTAAAAGTTGAACCCACGACGGTTTCATCAATGCCACCCGCACCCGTACCAGTGACCGCACCCTCTTTTCAACATGTGCCGCCTGTGGCTCGAGCCGCGTCTCAAGGTGTCCCGACCATGCAAACGTCTTCACCATTGTCGGTTTCTCAAGAAATGTTATCGAACAATGAAACGGTTCAAGAAGTTAAACCGGTTGTTAACGGAATTCAACCGCCGTTACGTCCTACTGGTCCCGTAAACGTGAGCATTCTTAATAACCTTTCACAAGCGCGGTTAATGAACACTGCCCTTGCTGGCGGCACATCCATGGGGCTACCGTCGGTGATTGGCGGGAATCCAATGGCCATGCATATGAATAACATGATATCTAGCGGAATGGCATCAACTGTACCCATATCGCAAACCGTAATTCCACCTGGGCAATCCAGTCTTACATCATCGATTCCTGCATCGAGTACGGTTTCTGGGACTGCACTGAGTACCGTACCCGTACCCGTATCCGTACCCAGTTCATTTACTTCAGCCACTTCTAACATGACTGGCAGCGTAAGTCAACCATTGGGTAATCTGGGTCAGCCTGTTTCGGGCATGGGCCAAGGGAACCTTGCAGGCCCAGGCCCAGTACCGCAAATGGTGCAGAGCGGAATGGGAATGAATCAGAATATGATGGGTCAACCTGGAACCGGAACCGGAACAGTGGCTGGAACTGGGGGGGCTGGAAATGGGACCGGGACCATGATGCCGACACCTGGCATGTCTCAACAAGTACCGGGAATGCAAACTCTTGGTGTAAATAACAACACCGCTGCTAATGTTGGTCTTCCGCAACAGACGGCAGGTGGCGGTGCACTGCAATCAGCTCAGTCAAAATATGTCAAAGTTTGGGAG GGTAACTTATCGGGGCAGAGGCAAGGGCAGCCTGTGTTTATTACAAGATTAGAA GGATACCGGAGCGCGACAGCTTCAGAATC GCTTGCGGCTAACTGGCCACCAACTATGCAAATAGTTCGCCTTATATCCCAAGATCACATGAATAACAA GCAATATGTGGGAAAAGCAGATTTTTTAGTTTTCAGAGCGATGAATCAGCATGGATTTCTCGGACAGCTACAAGAAAAGAAGCTT TGTGCAGTCATACAGCTACCCTCACAGACCCTTTTACTCTCGGTTTCTGATAAAGCATGCCGGTTGATTGGAATGCTTTTCCCTGGG GACATGGTGGTGTTTAAGCCACAAATCTCCGGTCAGCAGCAGCCGCAACAGCTTCAGCCGCAACAGCTTCAACCGCAACAGCACCCACAaatgcaacaacaacaacagcagcagcagcagcagcagatgCAACACATGCAGCAGCAACAACAGATTCCACCACTGCAGCAACAGCAGCAGATGCAACAGCCGCCACAACAACAGCAGCCGCCGCCACAACAACCAttgcagcagcagcagcaacaacaaatGGTTGGGACCGGGATGAACCAAGGTTATGTTCAGGGTCCAGGTGGCAGATCGCAAATGGTGTCTCAGGGACAAGTTTCTTCACAAGGCCCGCAAAGCATGTCCAGCGGTAGTTTTATTAACTGA